The window tttttttaatggaattaGCTGATATCATGCTGCATCTTGAGCCATACTGATATATATGTTCAAAagcttcaagaaaaataagaacttTATTATTCCTCCAAAAGGGGTTCTCAAAAACCGCCAcctgaaaatatatattccacTAATTTATACAATGACAAATGATCTAACACCAAAAAGCACAACCCTTTTAAGTtgatttgaaaggaaaagagaagaaaactcAGGAAAACATTGCAGATTCATGGGGGGGGGAGGAGGTGGGAAGAAATCTTGATATTTCTTCGAGAAAaatccaattaaattaaacatattcATATTATGACATTATTATACTTCGATGATGATTCAGTTGAAATGTTGCTGCTCCAACCAAGGCCAAAAACCAGAGTGATCATCCATTCCACAGAACATGTTGGACAAACTGCTGCTTTCTTCTTTAGCAATTTGAGGATGATTGTTGTTATCAAGTGGCGGCTTTGGTGGGTCTGATGATCTTGAGGAGGTTTGAAAGAGCTGAGCCAAAGCTGGAGGCCTTAAGGAGGTGGGAAAAAGAGGCCTGTTTGTTGGGTGGTGCTGATGCTGATGAGGGCTATCAATGGCTGGTGTTCTTGAGATGTCCAATTTGATGTTATCAGAGCTGTTCTCACTTCTGTTACTGCAAGACCCTTCTGTTTCTTTGTTCAGATTGATTGATTCCGTTGGCTCTCTACTTTTTAGTGCCATTATCTGTCCcccaaattcatcaaattcacCAATCAATACATATATTACCAAATcacttccttctctctttctctctcttgcaTTTATATGCACCTTTATAGACTCATCATTACCATATTTTTGCCTTCAATCTAAAGAACTAATCATTCCTTACATGCATGGCAACACAAGAAATCTATTCATGTGCTATTAATatcaaacataaatttcagCCACACCAAAAACTGATCAAGCAAATGGATATTGAAGATCAAGAACAACACACAAGAGAGAAATTAATGAAGTGAAGTGAAGTGATTGTGATTAAGCTAACCTCTGCTTGAAGTTTTTGGTTGTGGGATTTGAGGGCTTCATTATCTGATTTCATAGCTTCAAATTGTCTTTTAAGAACATCGTAGTCTTTCTCTAGCTGCTTTGTCTTCCACCGAGCCCTCCTGTTTTGAAACCAGATAGCTATCTGTCTGGGCTGTAGACCAAGAGCTCTAGCCAGCTGCATTTTTCTCTCAGGCTCAAGCTTATTTCCCAGTTCGAAGTTTTTCTCAAGTGTTTTGACTTGCTCCATGTTAAGTCTCCTCTTTTTCTCACCTGCCTGTGATCCATCATCAGAGAATTCATCCTCACCGTTATTTCCTTCTTCCACCATTTCTGCTCCTGAAAATGACATGGATCGTTTTCCTAGAAATGATGCAACACctgcaacaacaacaaaaaagaaaacccatttcaaagatGAGaccttttttcattttgtgaaGAACTAAAAAAGATGGTATTCTGAGAGAGAGATCATTGAGTAATATACCATGAAATTCTTGGGGTGTGCAAGAAGGTAGAATTGGGTTGAGAGATGGAGGAGAAGAGTGGTGATGATCATGATCTTCATGGGAAGTTTGTAGCATGAAATTTGCTGGAAAAAAAGCCATCCCATTGCTTGTCATGATGACTGCCGAAGCTGCGATCGCCGCCGTCTGCGGCCGGAATCTTGTCTTGTTAATGGAAGTGGGATTGAATGAATTgggtttctgtttcttttttagttgcTCACTTGGGTTGCTTCAATTAatggagagaagagagatcAGAGGCATTTATATGTGAAATATTGGTTTATATACCATCTCAGCTCCTACCAATGGCTGCCTTACTTCTTCTCTCTAGAGATacgtagagagagaaagagaacgTGTGATCTCAGTTCTTAGCTCGTATTGAGCTGCAGgattctctttcatttttgctTTGTAAGGGCAGGAATACAATACTGTGGATAAGTTTAAATCGGGGTGGCTTTAATTACAAACTTAGATCCTGTACGGATattgagaaagaaagataataataacttaaacATCAACCGAAACAGCAGCAGTaatggaaacatttttcatcaagTTCAGATATTTAGTATCAGTAAGCTCTGTAATTAACACTAAACACGTTCACAGAAGTGTAATTTTCAGTTCTAACAAAACCAGGGTGATGATTAATTAGAAGGAGAGTAAGTTAGAAGCAATAATTAAGAGGTATGAGTTTATATCAAAGACTTTGTGAGTCGGTCAAATCTTGATGATTAGGTGTTATTAAAAGGTTACTTTTTCCATATCTTTCCGGAGAGAACCAATGGCGTTTGCCACAGATCTTTATCTAACAATGCATGACAGTtgtatgaaaaagaaaaacacattttttttaacaatcaTATAAATAAGAAGAAGGGGTAAAGtgattttcaagttttctgATTCCTAATTAGTTGCTAAAAGCCTTTAAATGAGGGGGGATTGAGAGTTCGTCACGGTaagaaatgaagagaaaacAAGCACAAATCGAAGCTTAAATGGTTATGAACATGGCTACTTAGTATTCAACTCGATCCAAAAACGtcccttttcttcaattctcacCTCCTCAGCCTTGAGAACAAAATTCAAGTGGGagatttgaaagaaaaggagaaaactTGGTATAGGTGACATAtttgaaaagggaaagaagaagaatgaaaaagttatttacttttgattttggttgaagaaggaaagaaagaaaagaaaagaaaaaggagggagggagggagtgAGTGAGTTGGGTGGAAGTCTTAGGTGGAGCGGTGGGGGCAGGAATCTAGGGGGATGGGTCCGGAGGGAGGGGTGGGCAGGGGTTGCTACCTAACCCACCAACAGCTATCGTGCACCAGGACGAACCTATTTCCCATCATTCATTTTATCATCACTTtcactttctctttctctttctctttctttcaagTT is drawn from Cucurbita pepo subsp. pepo cultivar mu-cu-16 chromosome LG09, ASM280686v2, whole genome shotgun sequence and contains these coding sequences:
- the LOC111801520 gene encoding homeobox-leucine zipper protein ATHB-13-like, which encodes MTSNGMAFFPANFMLQTSHEDHDHHHSSPPSLNPILPSCTPQEFHGVASFLGKRSMSFSGAEMVEEGNNGEDEFSDDGSQAGEKKRRLNMEQVKTLEKNFELGNKLEPERKMQLARALGLQPRQIAIWFQNRRARWKTKQLEKDYDVLKRQFEAMKSDNEALKSHNQKLQAEIMALKSREPTESINLNKETEGSCSNRSENSSDNIKLDISRTPAIDSPHQHQHHPTNRPLFPTSLRPPALAQLFQTSSRSSDPPKPPLDNNNHPQIAKEESSSLSNMFCGMDDHSGFWPWLEQQHFN